In Stieleria varia, one genomic interval encodes:
- a CDS encoding HlyD family secretion protein produces the protein MSWILAGIYCGVIWLVFAKLKLMRLSLPLAIVLASLGPAMIVALLFCAQYFHPYTHAAIVLERIDPIIPQLSRPGRVVEVSVKPNTPIKKGDPLFRVDPIPYDNAVKRAETALTQANQNVDLAKSSVTLAEAVLKRSQADLDYAENDRDRKQKLRASGGASQDELERAIAKFEQASAAVSQAEESLKQSKLSVDVAITNIAQAETTLQDARYDQSQTDVLAPADGYVTNLQLREGMMVGGGTGAVMTFIRDHDDDDHGVIVATFAEKSFLRIKPGHYAEVAMDGYPGEILTGRVLNTIDVSGTGQLTASGQLPTSILSGKPTLFAVRIKLDRADELRLPGGARGQAAIYTEDVQVAGIPIMFLIRTNSWLNYVM, from the coding sequence ATGAGTTGGATTCTCGCGGGCATTTATTGCGGTGTCATTTGGCTCGTTTTCGCGAAGCTGAAACTGATGCGACTGTCGCTGCCGTTGGCAATTGTCTTGGCCTCATTGGGGCCGGCCATGATCGTGGCGCTGTTGTTCTGTGCCCAGTACTTTCACCCCTACACTCATGCTGCGATCGTGCTTGAGCGGATCGATCCCATCATCCCGCAACTTTCCCGACCGGGGCGTGTGGTGGAGGTGTCGGTGAAACCCAACACGCCGATCAAAAAGGGTGATCCGCTGTTTCGTGTCGATCCAATTCCCTACGACAACGCGGTCAAGCGAGCCGAAACGGCGTTGACGCAAGCCAATCAAAACGTGGATTTGGCAAAGTCGTCGGTGACTCTGGCCGAAGCGGTGCTGAAGCGTTCGCAAGCGGATTTGGACTATGCAGAGAATGACCGAGATCGAAAACAAAAACTGCGGGCATCGGGCGGTGCCAGCCAGGATGAGCTGGAACGCGCGATCGCCAAGTTCGAACAGGCCAGCGCAGCGGTTTCGCAAGCCGAGGAGAGTCTAAAACAGTCCAAGTTGTCGGTGGATGTCGCCATCACCAATATTGCTCAAGCGGAGACGACGCTGCAGGATGCTCGGTACGACCAAAGTCAAACGGATGTTTTGGCTCCAGCGGACGGCTACGTCACCAACCTGCAGCTTCGTGAGGGCATGATGGTCGGAGGTGGTACCGGGGCGGTGATGACCTTCATCCGTGACCACGACGATGACGATCACGGCGTGATTGTGGCAACGTTTGCAGAGAAGAGCTTTCTCAGAATCAAACCGGGCCACTACGCCGAAGTAGCGATGGATGGTTACCCCGGCGAAATTCTGACCGGTAGAGTGCTCAATACGATCGACGTTTCTGGGACAGGGCAATTGACTGCCAGTGGCCAGTTGCCCACTTCGATCCTCAGTGGCAAACCGACACTCTTTGCGGTTCGCATCAAACTGGATCGTGCGGACGAGTTGAGGCTGCCAGGCGGTGCGCGAGGACAAGCCGCGATCTACACCGAGGATGTTCAGGTTGCGGGCATCCCCATCATGTTTTTGATCCGTACCAATAGCTGGCTGAATTACGTCATGTAG
- a CDS encoding arylsulfatase: MIYFLVVLLCLFGSILSRDASAQADAQTVESRTDGLTLPFPPTPMDSVAKPRLQDSTMKWPENPERLPKDAPNILIVMLDDVGFGVSETFGGEVKTPTFEKIASEGLRYNAFHTCAICSPTRASLLTGRNHTRIGSGTIAERAVAFDGFTGIIPKSAATIAEVLKQYGYHTSAFGKWHNTPATETTALGPKDRWPNGYGFEHFYGFLGGETSQWEPRLTLNYDAIEPPVHDPEYHFTVDMADRAVAWMENHQAFAPDKPFFMYWAPGGVHGPHHVFPQWADKYKGQFDDGWDEYRKRVHQRQLKMGVIPSGTKLTERDETLEGWDDIPENQRAFQCRLMELYAGYLEHTDVQVGRVVDGLERLGIRENTLIIYIFGDNGSSSEGQHGSISELLAQNNIPNTIDQQLAALERIGGIDALGTSRTDNMYHAGWAWAGGTPFKGTKLLGAYFGGTRNPMAISWPKKIEPDTKIRSQFHHVIDIAPTIYELLQINPPEVVNGIKQIPIDGVSLAYTFDDGEAEDRKSTQFFDNNGSRAIYHDGWMACAFGPFIPWNTPASVQRIRQWDSASDQWELYNLTDDFSQANDLAQQNPQKLAELKEMFLKLAAENKDFPIGAGNWLRLNPEDRVKTSYMSWKFNQSTRRMPEFAAPGVGRQSSDVRLSVELGDRSSGVLYAVGGSGGGLTVYMDAGHLVYEYNMMIIENYTMRSKDALSAGKHTIDIQTVIQGPGTPGEVTVSVDGESIGSVSLARTVPAAFTATESFDVGVDLGSPVSLTYEDRRPFEFDGKIREMTIELK, from the coding sequence ATGATTTACTTTCTTGTGGTATTGCTGTGTCTGTTTGGGTCCATTCTGTCACGTGATGCGAGTGCACAGGCTGATGCCCAAACAGTGGAGTCGCGGACCGATGGTCTCACCTTGCCATTCCCGCCAACGCCGATGGACAGTGTGGCCAAACCGCGTCTGCAAGACTCGACGATGAAATGGCCTGAGAATCCCGAGCGTCTACCAAAGGATGCGCCGAACATTTTGATCGTGATGCTCGACGACGTTGGGTTTGGCGTGTCCGAAACGTTCGGCGGTGAGGTCAAGACGCCGACCTTTGAAAAGATCGCCAGCGAAGGTCTGCGGTACAACGCGTTTCACACTTGCGCGATTTGCTCTCCGACTCGGGCTTCACTGCTGACCGGCAGAAATCACACGCGGATCGGCAGCGGGACGATTGCGGAGCGGGCCGTAGCGTTTGACGGCTTTACGGGAATCATTCCCAAGTCGGCTGCAACGATCGCCGAGGTGCTGAAGCAATACGGCTATCACACTTCAGCATTCGGCAAGTGGCACAACACCCCGGCGACTGAAACGACTGCGTTGGGCCCCAAAGATCGATGGCCCAATGGCTACGGCTTTGAACACTTTTATGGATTCCTGGGCGGTGAGACGTCTCAATGGGAGCCGCGGCTGACCCTGAATTACGATGCCATCGAACCACCAGTGCATGACCCCGAATACCACTTCACCGTCGACATGGCCGACCGAGCGGTTGCGTGGATGGAGAATCATCAAGCGTTTGCGCCCGACAAGCCATTCTTTATGTACTGGGCTCCTGGCGGTGTACACGGACCGCATCACGTCTTTCCGCAATGGGCGGACAAGTACAAAGGGCAATTTGACGACGGCTGGGATGAATACCGCAAGCGGGTTCATCAGCGTCAACTGAAAATGGGGGTCATTCCGTCAGGAACCAAACTGACAGAGCGTGACGAAACTCTAGAGGGCTGGGATGACATCCCAGAAAACCAACGAGCCTTTCAGTGTCGCTTGATGGAACTCTACGCAGGGTATCTCGAACATACCGACGTGCAAGTCGGACGCGTGGTCGACGGCTTAGAACGGCTCGGTATCCGTGAAAACACGCTGATCATCTATATCTTTGGTGACAACGGCTCCAGCAGCGAGGGTCAGCATGGTTCGATCAGCGAACTGCTGGCACAGAACAATATCCCCAACACCATCGACCAACAGCTGGCTGCCTTGGAGCGGATCGGTGGAATCGATGCTTTGGGCACATCGCGAACCGACAACATGTACCATGCGGGTTGGGCGTGGGCTGGCGGCACGCCCTTCAAAGGGACCAAACTACTCGGTGCATACTTCGGTGGCACGCGAAACCCGATGGCCATTTCCTGGCCCAAAAAGATCGAGCCGGACACGAAAATTCGATCGCAGTTTCACCACGTGATCGATATCGCCCCGACGATATACGAACTTCTACAAATCAATCCCCCAGAGGTCGTCAACGGAATCAAGCAGATCCCGATCGATGGGGTGAGTCTGGCGTACACGTTTGACGACGGTGAAGCAGAGGACAGAAAGTCAACGCAGTTTTTTGACAACAACGGCAGTCGCGCTATCTATCACGACGGATGGATGGCGTGCGCATTCGGCCCATTCATTCCGTGGAACACGCCAGCCTCGGTTCAGCGAATTCGCCAGTGGGATTCGGCGAGCGATCAGTGGGAACTGTACAACTTGACCGACGATTTCTCTCAAGCCAACGACTTGGCCCAACAAAATCCGCAAAAACTTGCGGAGCTCAAAGAGATGTTTTTGAAACTGGCTGCTGAGAACAAAGACTTTCCGATCGGAGCGGGGAATTGGTTGCGTTTGAATCCCGAGGACCGTGTGAAAACGTCCTACATGAGCTGGAAGTTCAATCAGTCAACGCGTCGCATGCCCGAGTTCGCTGCGCCCGGTGTTGGACGTCAAAGTTCGGATGTTCGCCTGAGCGTCGAACTGGGTGATCGGTCCAGCGGAGTTCTTTACGCCGTGGGTGGCAGTGGCGGGGGCTTGACCGTTTACATGGACGCAGGCCATTTGGTCTATGAGTACAACATGATGATTATCGAGAACTACACCATGCGATCGAAAGACGCATTGTCCGCGGGCAAGCATACGATCGACATTCAAACGGTGATTCAAGGACCGGGGACGCCCGGTGAGGTCACCGTGTCGGTCGACGGTGAATCGATCGGTTCGGTTTCCTTGGCTCGCACTGTGCCCGCTGCCTTCACTGCCACAGAATCCTTTGACGTCGGCGTCGACTTGGGGTCGCCTGTTTCTTTGACATACGAAGATCGACGTCCGTTTGAGTTCGACGGTAAAATTCGCGAAATGACGATTGAACTCAAGTAG
- a CDS encoding HAD family hydrolase, protein MIPCCFLAFCAITVQAAEPLPSWNDGPAKQAIIDFVETVTDENSDDFVPADQRVATFDNDGTLWSEQPMYGQAAFVMDRVKALAPQHPEWQTTQPYSAVLQGDMAAVAAGGHRALLELVMATHAGMTTDEFEAIVTQWITTARHPKTGRLYTEMVYQPMLELLDYLRSNGFKTFIVSGGGVDFMRPWTQRVYGIPPEQVVGSSVKCRFEVRDGSPVVIRLPELNFIDDKEGKPVGIQQHIGQRPTMAFGNSDGDYEMLQWTTAGDGPRFGMLIHHTDADRESAYDRESSIGKLERGLDDARAKGWVLVDMKQDWSKIFPDLKKR, encoded by the coding sequence ATGATCCCATGCTGTTTTCTCGCGTTTTGTGCGATTACTGTGCAGGCGGCTGAGCCGTTGCCATCGTGGAATGACGGTCCAGCCAAGCAGGCCATTATCGACTTTGTCGAGACAGTCACCGACGAGAATTCGGACGACTTTGTTCCGGCTGACCAGCGAGTCGCAACGTTTGACAACGACGGCACTCTCTGGTCCGAGCAACCCATGTATGGACAAGCCGCATTTGTGATGGATCGCGTCAAGGCACTGGCGCCCCAACACCCCGAGTGGCAAACCACCCAGCCGTATTCTGCTGTGCTGCAAGGAGACATGGCAGCGGTTGCCGCAGGCGGACATCGGGCGCTGCTGGAGTTGGTGATGGCCACTCATGCAGGGATGACCACGGATGAGTTTGAGGCGATTGTGACTCAGTGGATCACAACGGCGCGGCATCCCAAGACCGGGCGACTCTATACCGAGATGGTTTACCAGCCGATGTTGGAACTGCTCGACTATTTGAGATCCAACGGATTCAAGACATTCATCGTTTCCGGAGGCGGGGTTGATTTCATGCGTCCTTGGACGCAGCGTGTCTACGGGATTCCACCCGAGCAAGTCGTCGGCAGCAGCGTGAAGTGCCGGTTTGAGGTTCGCGACGGCAGTCCGGTCGTCATTCGGTTGCCCGAGCTGAATTTCATTGATGACAAAGAAGGCAAGCCGGTAGGGATTCAGCAGCACATCGGCCAGCGGCCCACGATGGCATTTGGTAACTCAGACGGCGACTACGAGATGCTGCAGTGGACAACGGCAGGCGACGGTCCACGCTTTGGCATGTTGATCCATCACACCGACGCGGATCGCGAATCGGCCTACGATCGGGAATCATCCATCGGCAAACTTGAGCGGGGTTTGGACGACGCCCGAGCCAAAGGTTGGGTGCTCGTCGACATGAAACAGGACTGGAGTAAGATCTTTCCCGATTTGAAGAAACGGTAG
- a CDS encoding SDR family oxidoreductase produces MPQSLENKVVLVTGANRGIGRVIAETALQRGAAKVYAAVRTLSSAQPLVDQYGDRVVPIRADLNDPQSIVDAAASATDVDIVINNAGIIRPSELLSEGAIETLNDEINVNVSGLIRIAQAFAPNLKQQGGGVLVQLNSVASVRSFADFATYAASKAASYSITQALREKLADQGTQVISVHPGPIDTDMAGEAGLTEIAEPPSLVADGIFDAIQSGAFHVFPDSMARQVWEAYQGFAAAVIEPQDSATA; encoded by the coding sequence ATGCCTCAATCGCTAGAAAACAAAGTCGTCTTGGTCACCGGTGCCAATCGTGGAATCGGACGCGTCATCGCGGAAACAGCTTTACAGCGTGGAGCCGCCAAGGTGTATGCGGCGGTCCGAACCCTGTCGTCCGCCCAACCCCTGGTTGATCAGTACGGTGACCGAGTGGTTCCCATTCGAGCTGACTTGAATGACCCACAGTCGATCGTTGACGCGGCCGCATCGGCGACCGATGTCGACATCGTGATCAACAATGCCGGTATCATCCGTCCGTCGGAACTCCTGTCAGAGGGAGCCATTGAGACGCTCAATGATGAGATCAACGTCAATGTGTCCGGTTTGATCCGCATCGCGCAAGCCTTTGCACCCAACCTGAAACAACAAGGCGGCGGTGTGCTGGTGCAGCTCAACTCTGTCGCATCGGTCCGATCGTTCGCCGACTTCGCGACGTACGCAGCGTCCAAAGCCGCCAGCTATTCGATCACCCAAGCACTGAGGGAGAAATTGGCAGATCAAGGCACTCAGGTGATCAGTGTTCATCCAGGCCCAATCGACACGGACATGGCCGGCGAAGCCGGGCTGACGGAGATCGCAGAGCCGCCGTCCTTGGTTGCCGACGGGATCTTTGATGCCATCCAATCGGGAGCATTTCACGTATTTCCCGACTCGATGGCTCGGCAAGTTTGGGAAGCCTACCAAGGCTTTGCCGCAGCCGTGATCGAACCACAGGATTCCGCAACCGCTTGA
- a CDS encoding DUF3302 domain-containing protein, which produces MEFQFESMGPTLRIVVLIFLLVFLLIIIGVVVGLAALPGMIARKRNHPQASAINVAGWLGLPTGIVWVLAMVGAHWDPTVIKAAGSTSTDSADELDQAALSNRLADKLAALESSLNKIETAVQGTSK; this is translated from the coding sequence GTGGAGTTTCAATTCGAGTCGATGGGACCGACGCTGCGGATCGTGGTGCTGATTTTCCTGCTGGTGTTTCTGTTGATCATCATCGGCGTGGTCGTAGGCCTCGCGGCATTGCCCGGTATGATCGCTCGCAAACGAAATCATCCCCAAGCCTCCGCGATTAACGTCGCCGGGTGGCTTGGATTGCCGACGGGAATCGTGTGGGTACTGGCAATGGTGGGCGCCCACTGGGATCCAACAGTCATTAAAGCAGCAGGCAGTACATCAACAGACAGTGCTGACGAACTGGATCAGGCGGCACTGTCGAACAGACTGGCCGACAAGCTGGCTGCTTTGGAATCCTCTCTGAACAAGATAGAAACCGCCGTCCAAGGAACGTCCAAATGA